Proteins from one bacterium genomic window:
- a CDS encoding methylcrotonoyl-CoA carboxylase produces MKRITSRINPADAAFRENDRRNRDRTAALHELLADIRQGGSDKARERHTSQGKLMVRDRIEALLDPGSPFLELSPLAGHGLYDGGAKAAGLVTGVGQVHGRQVMIVANDATVKGGSYYPVTVKKHLRAQEIARENRLPCVYLVDSGGAFLPMQDEVFPDREHFGRIFYNQATMSALDIPQISCVMGLCTAGGAYVPAMSDEVVIVKDQGTIFLGGPPLVKAATGEEVTAEELGGGDVHTRISGVADHLANDDAHALRLLRDVVENLGPTHTARTPCAVPEAPHYDPDELYGVVSHDPKLPFDIREVIARIVDGSRMHEFKPRYGTTLVTGFARIHGYTVGIVANNGILFSAEALKATHFIELCNARRIPLVFLQNITGFMIGRQYEHGGIAKDGAKMVNAVSNSTVPKFTVVVGGSYGAGNYGMCGRAYQPRLLFMWPQAKISVMGGEQAAGVLLQVKKDQLARHGETLSAAQEKEIVDPILAKYEQEGHAYYSSARLWDDGVIDPVQTRDVLGLGLAMSLNAPIDDVRYGVFRM; encoded by the coding sequence ATGAAGAGGATCACCAGCAGGATCAACCCCGCCGACGCCGCGTTCCGCGAGAACGACCGGCGCAACCGGGATCGGACCGCAGCCCTGCACGAGCTGCTGGCCGACATCCGGCAGGGGGGCAGCGACAAGGCCCGCGAGCGCCACACCTCGCAGGGCAAGCTGATGGTGCGTGACCGCATCGAGGCGCTGCTCGACCCCGGCTCGCCCTTCCTCGAGCTCTCCCCCCTGGCCGGACACGGACTCTACGACGGCGGCGCCAAGGCGGCGGGCCTGGTCACGGGCGTGGGGCAGGTGCACGGCCGTCAGGTGATGATCGTCGCGAACGACGCCACGGTGAAGGGCGGCAGCTACTATCCGGTCACGGTGAAGAAGCACCTGCGGGCGCAGGAGATCGCGCGCGAGAACCGGCTGCCCTGCGTCTACCTGGTGGACTCGGGCGGCGCCTTCCTGCCCATGCAGGACGAGGTCTTTCCCGACCGCGAGCACTTCGGCCGCATCTTCTACAACCAGGCGACCATGAGCGCCCTGGACATCCCCCAGATCAGCTGCGTCATGGGCCTGTGCACCGCCGGCGGCGCCTACGTGCCGGCCATGAGCGACGAAGTGGTGATCGTGAAGGACCAGGGCACGATCTTCCTCGGCGGACCGCCCCTGGTGAAGGCGGCCACCGGCGAGGAGGTCACGGCCGAGGAGCTGGGTGGCGGCGACGTGCACACGCGCATCAGCGGCGTGGCCGACCACCTCGCCAACGACGACGCCCACGCCCTGCGCCTGCTGCGCGACGTGGTCGAGAACCTGGGCCCGACCCACACCGCACGCACGCCCTGCGCCGTGCCCGAGGCGCCCCACTACGATCCGGACGAGCTGTACGGCGTGGTGAGCCACGACCCCAAACTGCCCTTCGACATCCGCGAGGTCATCGCCCGCATCGTCGACGGCAGTCGCATGCACGAGTTCAAGCCGCGCTACGGCACGACCCTGGTGACGGGGTTCGCGCGCATCCACGGCTACACCGTGGGGATCGTCGCCAACAACGGCATCCTGTTCAGCGCCGAGGCCCTCAAGGCGACCCATTTCATCGAGCTGTGCAACGCGCGGCGCATCCCGCTGGTCTTCCTGCAGAACATCACCGGCTTCATGATCGGCAGGCAGTACGAGCACGGTGGGATCGCGAAGGACGGCGCCAAGATGGTCAACGCCGTCAGCAACAGCACCGTGCCGAAGTTCACGGTCGTGGTCGGCGGCAGCTACGGCGCCGGCAACTACGGCATGTGCGGCCGCGCCTACCAGCCGCGCCTGCTGTTCATGTGGCCCCAGGCCAAGATCTCGGTCATGGGCGGCGAGCAGGCCGCGGGCGTGCTGCTGCAGGTGAAGAAGGACCAGCTGGCGCGCCACGGCGAAACCCTCAGCGCGGCGCAGGAGAAGGAGATCGTCGACCCGATCCTCGCCA
- a CDS encoding OmpA family protein produces MTHIARRSIALALVTLLVAAAGCASMSNQDKGVLIGAGSGAAIGGVIGSQSGNTAVGAILGAAIGGVAGGLIGDYMDDQAEEIRRDLDGATVERIGEGIKITFDSGILFDVDRSELQPAARTNLTKLAGILNKYDDTEILIEGHTDATGSAEHNMALSRNRADSVARYLEGQQVIPTRFTLMAYGEEQPIADNTTTAGRAANRRVELAIMANDKLKKEAERKAG; encoded by the coding sequence ATGACGCACATCGCCCGCAGATCCATCGCCCTGGCGCTGGTGACCCTCCTGGTCGCCGCCGCCGGATGCGCCAGCATGAGCAACCAGGACAAGGGAGTCCTCATCGGGGCCGGCAGCGGCGCCGCCATCGGCGGGGTCATCGGCAGCCAGTCCGGCAACACGGCCGTGGGCGCCATCCTCGGCGCCGCCATCGGCGGCGTGGCCGGCGGCCTCATCGGCGACTACATGGACGACCAGGCCGAGGAGATCCGGCGCGACCTCGACGGCGCCACCGTCGAGCGCATCGGCGAGGGCATCAAGATCACCTTCGACTCGGGGATCCTCTTCGACGTCGACCGCTCCGAACTGCAGCCGGCGGCGCGGACGAACCTGACCAAGCTGGCCGGGATCCTCAACAAGTACGACGACACGGAGATCCTCATCGAGGGCCACACCGACGCCACCGGCAGCGCCGAGCACAACATGGCGCTCTCGCGCAACCGGGCCGACTCGGTGGCCCGCTACCTCGAGGGGCAGCAGGTCATCCCGACCCGGTTCACCCTGATGGCCTACGGCGAGGAGCAGCCGATCGCCGACAACACCACGACGGCGGGCCGCGCGGCGAACCGGCGGGTCGAGCTGGCCATCATGGCCAACGACAAGCTGAAGAAGGAAGCGGAGCGGAAGGCCGGCTAG
- a CDS encoding cupin produces MPELIAAPTVIQAAGNKPKLIEEYAGRVNSGHTSVSVARMVGPEGWIEPGQTPEFEEITVVLAGLLRVEHADGHLDVRAGQAVVARPGEWVRYSCPEPGGAEYVAVCLPAFAPDTVHRDEE; encoded by the coding sequence ATGCCGGAACTGATCGCTGCCCCCACCGTCATCCAGGCGGCGGGCAACAAGCCCAAGCTCATCGAGGAGTACGCCGGCCGGGTGAACAGCGGGCACACGTCCGTCAGCGTGGCCCGCATGGTCGGCCCCGAGGGCTGGATCGAGCCCGGACAGACGCCGGAGTTCGAGGAGATCACCGTGGTGCTGGCGGGGCTGCTGCGCGTCGAGCACGCGGACGGTCACCTCGATGTCCGCGCCGGCCAGGCGGTCGTCGCCCGGCCCGGCGAGTGGGTGCGCTATTCCTGCCCGGAACCGGGCGGGGCCGAGTACGTGGCGGTGTGCCTGCCGGCGTTCGCGCCGGACACGGTGCACCGCGACGAGGAGTGA